One Sporomusaceae bacterium ACPt DNA window includes the following coding sequences:
- the cynR gene encoding HTH-type transcriptional regulator CynR: MELHQLEYFLTVSKLGNFTRAAEELHVAQPSVTKAIHKLEEELGVQLFDRSQKKIALTPEGQAFYARINKILFDIRQAVDEMEDFKKLNRGTIKFAAPPMIGAYLFPNIFNLFKNSYPNLDLVVYEEGSLAAQSMIEKEELDLGMIILPESRTVLNTVPITREEIMLCLSPQHPLSAAKSVCFTQLRDEPFILLKEEFFHRRLVLNECSRHGFTPHVVFSSSQIETIKAMVSGNVGISFLMNMVVRNHPHLVSVPLAEPLAITIGLVWKKGKYLSKAAQAFIDFIAAYTKSPSFQGSGTDQGQIGI, from the coding sequence GTGGAATTGCATCAATTGGAATATTTTCTGACTGTGAGCAAATTAGGAAATTTTACCAGAGCAGCCGAAGAACTGCATGTTGCCCAGCCCTCAGTTACTAAAGCAATACATAAATTGGAAGAAGAACTTGGCGTGCAATTATTTGACCGCAGCCAAAAAAAAATTGCTCTAACTCCTGAGGGACAGGCTTTTTATGCCAGAATCAACAAAATTCTTTTTGACATCCGCCAGGCTGTTGATGAAATGGAGGATTTCAAAAAGCTTAACCGGGGAACAATCAAATTTGCGGCACCGCCTATGATTGGCGCTTATCTCTTCCCTAACATTTTTAATCTTTTTAAGAACTCCTATCCTAACTTGGATCTGGTGGTTTATGAAGAAGGGTCGCTGGCGGCTCAGTCCATGATTGAAAAAGAAGAGTTAGACCTAGGTATGATCATCCTCCCGGAATCAAGAACGGTACTCAATACCGTACCCATTACGCGGGAAGAGATTATGCTTTGCCTGTCTCCTCAACATCCGCTCAGCGCTGCTAAGTCGGTGTGCTTCACCCAATTACGGGACGAGCCTTTTATTCTTCTTAAAGAAGAATTTTTTCACCGGCGGTTGGTGCTAAATGAATGTTCCCGTCACGGTTTTACGCCCCACGTGGTGTTCTCGTCAAGTCAGATTGAAACCATTAAGGCCATGGTGTCCGGGAATGTGGGTATTTCATTTTTGATGAACATGGTTGTTCGTAATCATCCCCATTTGGTCAGTGTGCCTCTTGCCGAGCCGCTGGCCATTACGATCGGCCTGGTCTGGAAGAAAGGCAAGTATTTGTCCAAGGCAGCTCAAGCTTTTATTGATTTTATTGCGGCTTATACCAAATCTCCCAGTTTTCAAGGATCAGGAACAGATCAAGGACAGATAGGTATCTAA
- the ftsA_1 gene encoding Cell division protein FtsA, which produces MDAYEKIYQLYHLIKTKTAADLPGPYKVGVDLGTADVVLVVTDESGNPVAGSMRWASVVKDGLVVDFRGAMVIVEKLKAEVEAIMGITLDKGATAIPPGTVGRNALACGHVIAGAGLEPVCQVDEPVAAAKALDISHGIVVDIGGGTTGIAVLKNGELVFTADEPTGGTHVSLVLAGAYKIPFEEAEILKRDPARHRKIMPVILPVIEKMATVVKNMLAGYDEFNEYPVYVVGGTAYLQGFETEFGKAFGRKVHVPPHPLLVTPLGIAMFG; this is translated from the coding sequence GTGGACGCGTACGAAAAAATTTATCAATTATATCATCTTATCAAGACTAAAACAGCGGCTGATTTGCCTGGTCCGTACAAAGTGGGAGTAGATCTCGGAACGGCCGATGTTGTGCTGGTTGTTACCGATGAATCAGGTAATCCGGTAGCAGGCAGTATGCGATGGGCTTCCGTGGTTAAGGACGGGTTGGTGGTGGATTTTCGGGGAGCTATGGTGATTGTTGAAAAACTGAAGGCTGAAGTCGAAGCCATTATGGGCATTACCTTAGATAAAGGAGCCACGGCTATTCCGCCAGGTACGGTGGGGCGTAATGCGCTGGCTTGCGGACATGTGATTGCCGGGGCTGGGCTGGAACCCGTCTGTCAGGTAGACGAGCCGGTAGCGGCAGCTAAGGCCTTGGATATCAGTCATGGCATCGTGGTGGATATTGGGGGCGGAACTACCGGTATCGCTGTCTTAAAGAACGGTGAATTGGTTTTTACTGCTGACGAACCAACAGGGGGTACACATGTGTCGTTAGTGTTGGCTGGCGCGTATAAAATACCTTTTGAGGAAGCCGAAATTCTCAAAAGAGACCCTGCCCGGCACCGGAAAATTATGCCGGTGATTTTGCCTGTTATTGAAAAAATGGCGACAGTTGTAAAAAACATGCTGGCCGGCTATGATGAGTTCAACGAATATCCGGTATATGTAGTTGGCGGCACTGCGTATTTGCAGGGGTTTGAGACCGAGTTCGGCAAAGCGTTTGGCCGTAAGGTACATGTTCCTCCACATCCTTTGCTGGTTACACCGTTAGGGATTGCCATGTTTGGTTAG
- the cobT_1 gene encoding Nicotinate-nucleotide--dimethylbenzimidazole phosphoribosyltransferase, with protein sequence MNYQATVDELINGAAKPPNSLGLLEKHLKKMLLAWGRLQPEVKPYHLIFAADNGVVEEGVVAFPAEITYLQAQNMVDGRATISCFCKANHIPYSVIDVGINNKQTVGINRRVAFGTKNFLKEEAMSPAEFQEAWRVGQEMAQYAVGTHGANLLSFGEMGIGNTTTSSAVLHAMTGILPEFVVGYGASAHNSDIVKRKCVVVAKGAERHRGSFKSIEDILRCVGGLDIVAICAGMIECANLKVPFVIDGFITAVAFACAARINKEVETYAIPSHMSKEPGMSYALLLGNILADDVPIRANMALGEGTGAILMVAMLKTMAFAIYNTARLSDFALSKPDSQHLAAM encoded by the coding sequence ATGAATTATCAGGCAACGGTTGATGAATTGATCAATGGGGCGGCAAAACCGCCCAATAGTCTGGGATTACTGGAAAAACATTTGAAAAAAATGTTGTTAGCCTGGGGAAGGTTGCAGCCGGAAGTTAAGCCTTATCATTTAATCTTTGCCGCCGATAACGGTGTCGTTGAAGAAGGGGTAGTAGCTTTTCCGGCAGAAATAACCTATCTTCAAGCCCAAAATATGGTAGACGGCCGGGCAACGATCAGTTGTTTTTGCAAAGCCAATCATATTCCGTATTCGGTAATTGATGTTGGCATTAATAATAAGCAAACAGTAGGAATTAATCGGCGGGTGGCTTTTGGCACAAAGAACTTTTTGAAAGAAGAGGCTATGAGTCCGGCGGAGTTTCAGGAAGCATGGCGTGTCGGGCAGGAAATGGCTCAGTATGCGGTTGGTACTCACGGTGCTAACTTACTGTCTTTTGGGGAGATGGGGATTGGCAATACCACAACTTCGTCTGCGGTGTTGCATGCCATGACAGGTATTTTGCCGGAATTTGTTGTCGGGTATGGCGCCAGTGCCCATAACAGTGATATTGTCAAAAGAAAATGTGTTGTCGTGGCTAAAGGCGCTGAACGGCATAGAGGCAGCTTCAAAAGTATTGAGGATATTTTGCGGTGTGTCGGCGGGCTGGATATTGTCGCTATCTGCGCCGGCATGATCGAATGCGCGAATTTGAAAGTCCCCTTTGTTATTGACGGGTTTATCACCGCGGTGGCTTTTGCTTGTGCCGCCAGAATAAATAAGGAAGTTGAAACCTATGCCATTCCCTCGCACATGTCCAAAGAGCCAGGCATGTCCTATGCTCTGTTACTCGGTAACATACTGGCTGACGATGTACCCATTCGGGCCAATATGGCCCTCGGGGAAGGGACGGGGGCCATATTAATGGTAGCCATGCTAAAGACCATGGCTTTTGCAATTTATAATACGGCCAGACTTTCTGATTTTGCATTAAGCAAACCTGATTCGCAGCACTTGGCAGCCATGTAG
- the degU_1 gene encoding Transcriptional regulatory protein DegU yields the protein MYTLMIADDEQLERQALRFIIGNNFQNIRVIAETGDGKSAVTIAAGEKPDIILMDIRMPELNGLEAARAIRALLPDAAIVMLTAFDEFSYAKEALSIGAVEYMLKPLRPKDLIETLASVVAKIG from the coding sequence ATGTACACATTAATGATTGCAGATGATGAACAACTAGAGCGGCAGGCCTTGCGGTTTATCATTGGAAATAACTTCCAAAATATCCGGGTTATAGCAGAAACGGGAGATGGCAAGAGCGCCGTAACTATTGCTGCCGGTGAAAAACCGGACATTATTCTGATGGATATCCGGATGCCTGAGCTTAATGGCTTGGAGGCTGCCCGCGCCATACGGGCTTTATTGCCTGATGCCGCCATTGTCATGCTTACTGCTTTTGACGAATTCAGTTATGCCAAAGAAGCGCTGTCGATCGGGGCGGTGGAGTATATGTTAAAGCCACTTCGCCCTAAAGATTTAATAGAGACATTAGCCTCTGTTGTTGCGAAAATAGGGTAA
- the pduU gene encoding Propanediol utilization protein PduU, which yields MTQEKPRVVQEYVPGKQVTLAHLIANPKKELCEKLGIGDSGAIGILTITPCEAAIIAADAATKTAAVQIGFMDRFTGSLVITGNVSAVEAALRQVTNLLAEGLGFSAAKLTRS from the coding sequence ATGACTCAAGAAAAGCCGAGAGTGGTACAGGAGTACGTGCCCGGTAAGCAGGTGACGCTAGCACATCTTATTGCCAATCCTAAGAAAGAATTATGTGAAAAATTAGGTATCGGAGACAGCGGCGCAATTGGTATCTTAACTATTACTCCTTGTGAGGCGGCAATCATAGCGGCTGATGCGGCGACCAAGACGGCCGCCGTACAAATCGGTTTTATGGACCGGTTTACCGGCTCGCTGGTTATTACCGGGAATGTGTCGGCTGTAGAGGCGGCCTTGAGGCAAGTAACCAATCTGTTGGCCGAAGGGTTAGGATTTTCGGCGGCCAAGCTGACAAGGTCTTAA
- the pduV gene encoding Propanediol utilization protein PduV, whose amino-acid sequence MIMLVGPVGAGKTSLLNALQQNCRKADKTQSICFTDGAIDTPGEYAQIPRFYSALMVTAAEAKVVLIVQDATDFRMALPPGFAAMFSRPVVGVVTKLDAPGADREKAKLRLMQAGIKEPIFYVSAHTGTGLSELSEYLSERGCK is encoded by the coding sequence ATGATTATGTTAGTAGGTCCTGTTGGTGCCGGCAAGACATCATTGTTAAACGCGCTGCAGCAAAATTGCCGGAAAGCTGACAAAACACAAAGTATCTGTTTTACCGACGGTGCTATTGACACACCGGGTGAATACGCACAAATCCCCCGTTTTTATTCGGCACTGATGGTTACGGCAGCAGAAGCCAAGGTTGTGTTAATCGTTCAGGACGCAACCGATTTTAGAATGGCATTGCCGCCAGGATTTGCCGCAATGTTTTCGCGGCCGGTAGTGGGAGTTGTGACCAAATTAGATGCTCCTGGTGCTGACCGGGAAAAAGCCAAGCTGCGCCTCATGCAGGCGGGGATCAAAGAGCCTATTTTCTATGTTTCGGCACACACCGGGACGGGATTATCTGAATTATCAGAATATCTTAGTGAAAGGGGGTGCAAATAA
- the pduA_1 gene encoding Propanediol utilization protein PduA, which yields MSEALGMVETKGLVGAIEAADAMVKAANVVLVGYEKIGSGLVTVMVRGDVGAIKAATDAGAAAARNVGEVISVHVIPRPHTDVEKILPKIK from the coding sequence ATGAGTGAAGCGTTAGGCATGGTTGAAACTAAAGGGCTGGTAGGAGCCATTGAAGCTGCTGATGCCATGGTAAAAGCAGCAAACGTCGTCTTAGTCGGTTACGAAAAAATCGGTTCAGGGTTGGTTACTGTTATGGTGCGTGGTGATGTTGGTGCGATCAAAGCAGCTACCGATGCCGGTGCGGCTGCTGCCAGAAATGTGGGAGAGGTTATATCTGTTCACGTCATTCCCCGTCCTCATACCGATGTTGAAAAAATTCTTCCTAAGATTAAGTAG
- the pduB gene encoding Propanediol utilization protein PduB has translation MQDQLIEKVMDEIKKRMETAAPAAAAPEAQKVLANPGITEFVGTAVGDTVGLVIANVDPMLHEKMKLDPKYRSIGILGARTGAGPHIMAADEAVKATNTEIVTIELARDTKGGAGHGCLIIFGAEEVSDARRAIEVALKELDRTFGDVYANDAGHLELQYTARASYAINKAFGAPIGKAFGLIVGAPAAIGVLMSDTAVKTANVEVVGYASPGGGTSYSNEVIIMVTGDSGAVRQAVLAAKEVGKKVLEAMAGPAPSVTTPYI, from the coding sequence ATGCAAGACCAGTTGATTGAAAAGGTCATGGATGAAATTAAAAAGCGGATGGAGACCGCAGCTCCGGCGGCAGCTGCTCCTGAAGCGCAAAAAGTGCTCGCAAACCCGGGCATTACCGAATTTGTCGGTACAGCTGTCGGTGACACCGTAGGGTTAGTCATTGCCAACGTTGACCCTATGCTGCACGAAAAAATGAAACTTGATCCCAAATACCGTTCGATTGGTATCCTTGGCGCCCGTACCGGGGCAGGCCCGCACATCATGGCGGCTGATGAAGCCGTTAAAGCCACCAATACTGAAATTGTAACCATTGAGTTAGCCCGTGACACTAAAGGCGGTGCCGGTCATGGCTGCTTGATTATCTTCGGCGCTGAAGAAGTATCTGACGCCCGCCGGGCGATTGAAGTTGCCCTGAAGGAACTTGACCGTACCTTCGGTGACGTGTATGCCAATGATGCCGGTCACCTCGAATTACAGTATACTGCACGCGCCAGTTATGCAATCAACAAGGCATTTGGCGCACCGATCGGCAAGGCTTTTGGTTTGATCGTAGGCGCCCCGGCCGCCATCGGCGTGCTTATGTCCGATACCGCTGTAAAGACCGCCAACGTCGAAGTCGTAGGCTATGCCAGCCCTGGCGGCGGCACCAGCTATTCCAATGAGGTCATTATCATGGTTACCGGTGATTCCGGCGCAGTGCGGCAAGCAGTACTTGCTGCTAAGGAAGTGGGTAAAAAAGTATTAGAAGCTATGGCTGGTCCGGCTCCGTCCGTAACAACGCCGTACATCTAA
- the dhaB gene encoding Glycerol dehydratase large subunit, with protein MKRSKRFEVLAARPVNQDGFVVEWPEVGLMAMGSPNDPKPSIKIENGKVVEMDGILRAQFDFIDQFIADYAIDTTVAEQAMAMPDTEIAKMLVDVNVSREEIVKITRGLTAAKIVAVLNTMNVVEMMMALQKMRARKIPSNQCHVTNPQDNPVLIAADAAEAAMRGFDEMETTVAVVRYAPFNALALQVGGQVGRGGVLIQCALEEATELLLGMRGITAYAETISVYGTENVFVDGDDTPWSKAFLASAYASRGLKMRFTSGTGSEVQMGYAEGKSMLYLEVRCIMLTRGAGVQGLQNGSVSCVGVPAAVPSGIRAILGENLCAAMLDLEVASSNDQTFTHSDIRRTARTLMQMLPGTDFICSGYSATPNYDNMFAGSNWDIDDYDDWNIIQRDLMVDGGLKPVSEEEVIAVRHKAGKALQAVFKEFGFPPITDEEVEAATYCHGTKEIIKRNVVEDIKAAEEMMKRGITGVDIVRALAKNGFTDIAENVLGTLKQRISGDYLHTSAILDKQLNVISAVNCKNDYRGPGTGYRLSKERWDEIKNIRQAIKPSDFDV; from the coding sequence ATGAAGAGATCAAAACGTTTTGAAGTATTGGCTGCCCGCCCTGTAAACCAGGATGGTTTCGTAGTTGAATGGCCGGAAGTTGGCCTGATGGCTATGGGTAGCCCTAACGATCCTAAACCCAGTATTAAGATCGAGAATGGTAAAGTCGTTGAGATGGACGGCATACTGCGTGCTCAGTTCGACTTTATCGACCAGTTCATTGCTGATTACGCAATTGACACTACTGTTGCCGAACAAGCAATGGCTATGCCGGATACTGAAATCGCCAAAATGCTTGTTGACGTAAATGTATCGCGGGAGGAAATTGTCAAGATCACCCGTGGTTTGACGGCGGCAAAAATTGTTGCTGTCCTGAACACCATGAATGTGGTTGAGATGATGATGGCCCTCCAAAAAATGCGGGCCCGGAAGATTCCGTCCAACCAGTGCCATGTCACCAACCCTCAAGACAATCCGGTGCTCATTGCTGCCGACGCCGCCGAAGCCGCAATGCGTGGTTTTGACGAAATGGAAACAACGGTAGCTGTTGTCCGCTACGCGCCGTTTAACGCCCTTGCCCTGCAGGTAGGCGGCCAGGTTGGCCGGGGCGGCGTACTGATTCAGTGCGCTTTGGAAGAAGCGACCGAATTGCTCCTTGGCATGCGGGGGATCACGGCATATGCCGAAACCATCTCTGTATACGGTACTGAAAACGTATTCGTAGACGGTGACGACACCCCATGGTCCAAAGCCTTCCTTGCTTCGGCTTATGCTTCGCGCGGCCTGAAAATGCGGTTTACCTCCGGCACCGGTTCCGAAGTGCAAATGGGTTATGCCGAAGGCAAGTCCATGCTTTATCTGGAAGTCCGCTGCATTATGCTGACCAGAGGCGCCGGCGTACAAGGCCTGCAAAACGGTTCGGTCAGCTGCGTAGGTGTTCCGGCTGCCGTTCCGTCCGGCATTCGTGCCATCCTGGGCGAAAACCTCTGCGCTGCCATGCTCGACCTGGAAGTAGCCTCAAGTAACGACCAGACTTTTACTCATTCGGACATTCGGCGCACTGCCCGTACTTTGATGCAAATGCTGCCTGGCACTGATTTCATATGTTCAGGGTACAGCGCTACTCCCAACTATGACAATATGTTTGCCGGGTCCAACTGGGACATTGATGACTATGATGACTGGAACATCATCCAGCGCGACCTGATGGTTGACGGCGGGCTTAAACCGGTTTCCGAAGAAGAAGTTATTGCAGTCCGTCATAAAGCAGGCAAAGCACTGCAAGCCGTATTTAAAGAATTTGGCTTCCCGCCTATTACTGATGAGGAAGTGGAGGCAGCCACCTATTGTCATGGTACCAAGGAAATCATCAAGCGGAACGTAGTCGAAGACATTAAAGCTGCCGAAGAAATGATGAAGCGCGGTATTACCGGTGTAGATATTGTAAGAGCTTTGGCCAAAAACGGCTTCACTGATATAGCGGAAAACGTACTGGGTACGCTGAAACAGCGGATTTCCGGCGATTATCTCCATACCTCGGCCATTCTCGACAAACAGCTCAACGTTATCAGCGCCGTAAACTGCAAGAACGACTATCGCGGACCCGGCACAGGCTATCGCCTCAGCAAAGAACGTTGGGATGAAATTAAGAACATACGCCAGGCGATTAAACCGTCTGATTTTGACGTGTGA
- the pduD gene encoding Propanediol dehydratase medium subunit, which translates to MQINEQLIREIVKQVLSGMEQPAAPKTAVTGRLMTLVEKGEARPGTRSDEVIIAVAPAFGKFQNKTIVNVPHSDVLRELIAGIEEEGIKARVVRVLRTSDVAFAAHDATKLSGSGIAIGIQSRGTTVIHQKDLPPLSNLELFPQSPLLDLETYRHIGRNAAKYAKGESPTPVPTKNDQMARPKYQAKAAVLHIKETEHVVPGAKPVELDVIFN; encoded by the coding sequence ATGCAAATTAACGAACAATTAATTCGTGAAATAGTTAAGCAAGTGCTTTCCGGTATGGAGCAGCCGGCTGCGCCTAAGACTGCCGTTACCGGACGCTTGATGACGTTGGTGGAAAAAGGTGAAGCCCGCCCGGGAACCAGATCTGATGAAGTTATCATTGCCGTGGCTCCCGCTTTTGGCAAATTCCAAAATAAAACCATTGTAAATGTGCCTCATAGCGATGTGCTCAGAGAATTGATCGCCGGTATTGAAGAAGAAGGCATCAAGGCAAGAGTTGTGCGGGTTCTTCGGACTTCCGACGTAGCCTTTGCGGCCCATGACGCCACTAAGCTCAGCGGGTCAGGTATTGCCATCGGCATTCAATCCAGGGGTACCACTGTAATCCATCAAAAGGATTTGCCGCCGCTCAGCAATCTGGAACTGTTCCCGCAGTCGCCGCTCTTGGATTTAGAAACCTACCGGCATATTGGACGCAATGCCGCTAAATATGCTAAAGGCGAATCACCGACACCGGTGCCGACGAAAAACGACCAAATGGCACGGCCTAAGTATCAGGCCAAAGCTGCCGTACTGCATATCAAAGAAACCGAACACGTTGTTCCCGGTGCTAAGCCGGTTGAACTGGACGTCATTTTTAACTAG
- the pduE gene encoding Propanediol dehydratase small subunit — protein sequence MSENKMLEDIVREVLKSMMQAPQATETKPQAPVAALCPDRDYPLASKRPELLKTPTGKTLADITLENVLNGNVKPEDVRITPETLRLQAEIADGVGRTQFANNLRRAAELVAIPDARVLEIYNALRPYRSTKQELLEIANEMEVKYNAKINAAFVREAAEVYERRNRLKAE from the coding sequence ATGTCTGAAAATAAAATGTTAGAAGATATTGTTCGCGAAGTGTTGAAGTCCATGATGCAAGCGCCGCAAGCAACCGAGACTAAACCTCAAGCGCCGGTGGCCGCTCTTTGCCCTGACCGCGATTACCCGCTGGCCAGCAAACGTCCTGAATTATTGAAAACTCCAACCGGGAAAACGTTGGCCGATATTACCCTGGAAAATGTACTTAATGGTAATGTAAAACCTGAGGATGTCCGCATTACCCCGGAAACTCTCCGGCTGCAAGCTGAAATTGCCGACGGCGTGGGCAGGACCCAATTTGCCAACAACCTTCGCCGCGCTGCAGAACTGGTTGCCATTCCTGATGCTCGCGTCCTGGAAATTTATAACGCCCTGCGTCCGTACCGCTCAACTAAGCAAGAACTCCTGGAAATCGCTAATGAAATGGAAGTTAAATACAACGCAAAAATAAACGCCGCTTTCGTGAGAGAAGCCGCAGAAGTGTACGAACGCCGGAATCGTCTGAAAGCGGAGTAG
- the ddrA gene encoding Diol dehydratase-reactivating factor alpha subunit, whose translation MPIIAGVDIGNSTTEVCLARFEQGQIKEYLASSIVKTTGIKGTLANVPGIVIALQEALKQSRLSLADLEEIRLNEATPVIGDLAMETITETIITESTMIGHNPSTPGGIGLGVGMTIPFHELPAVAPGEKIICLIPKGIDFEDAAKAINSAMARGVDVQGAVARQDDAVLIVNRLQRKIPVVDEVTLIEKVPVRMLAAVEVAEAGQTIQTLSNPYGIATVFNLTPEDTKMVVPIARALIGNRSAVVVRTPAGDVKARAIPAGFITVVGQKGKSDVDVEAGAAAIMEAVERVQPVIDVQGEAGTNVNGMLERVRQVMAELTQQPVTEMKIQDILAVDTFVPQKVQGGLAGEFALESAVALAAMVKTSRLPMQQIADRLTAELGIRVVIAGVEANMAIRGALTTPGTDKPLAILDMGGGSTDAAIITRDGRVMSIHLGGAGDMVTMLINSELGLNDFDLAEDIKKYPLAKVESLYHVRLEDGTVRFYDNHLPPHVFARVVILKEGGMVPIPFDHPLDKIRHVRREAKKRVFVTNALRSLARVAPTGNIRHIEFVVLVGGSAMDFEVADMVTDALAEYGIVCGRGNIRGSQGPRNAVATGLVLSHLDGGV comes from the coding sequence ATGCCTATCATTGCCGGCGTGGATATTGGAAACTCCACAACTGAAGTATGTTTGGCCCGGTTTGAACAAGGACAAATAAAAGAATACCTGGCCAGCAGTATTGTTAAGACAACAGGAATCAAGGGCACTTTGGCCAATGTGCCGGGAATTGTCATCGCCTTACAGGAGGCATTGAAACAATCCCGGCTGAGTTTGGCTGATTTGGAGGAAATACGGCTTAATGAAGCCACTCCGGTTATTGGCGATTTGGCCATGGAAACCATCACGGAAACAATTATTACCGAATCAACAATGATTGGTCATAATCCGTCGACTCCGGGCGGAATCGGTCTGGGTGTCGGGATGACCATTCCCTTTCACGAGCTTCCGGCAGTGGCCCCGGGGGAAAAAATTATTTGTCTGATACCCAAGGGCATTGACTTTGAAGATGCGGCGAAAGCAATAAACTCCGCAATGGCCAGAGGCGTTGATGTCCAGGGCGCTGTAGCCAGGCAGGACGACGCTGTGCTGATTGTCAACAGGCTGCAGCGCAAAATACCTGTTGTTGATGAGGTAACCTTAATTGAAAAAGTACCGGTAAGAATGCTGGCGGCTGTTGAAGTTGCCGAAGCCGGCCAAACAATTCAAACTTTATCTAATCCTTATGGCATTGCTACTGTATTTAACCTGACGCCGGAAGACACCAAAATGGTGGTGCCGATTGCCAGGGCGTTGATCGGGAACCGTTCAGCAGTCGTGGTGCGAACGCCCGCCGGTGATGTCAAAGCGCGTGCAATACCGGCCGGCTTCATCACGGTAGTCGGACAGAAAGGCAAGTCTGACGTTGATGTCGAAGCAGGAGCAGCCGCAATTATGGAAGCAGTTGAACGGGTTCAGCCGGTAATCGACGTGCAAGGGGAGGCCGGGACCAATGTAAACGGCATGCTGGAGAGAGTTCGCCAGGTAATGGCCGAACTTACCCAACAGCCGGTGACCGAGATGAAGATACAGGATATATTGGCGGTGGATACCTTTGTGCCGCAAAAGGTGCAAGGCGGTTTAGCCGGTGAATTTGCCCTGGAAAGCGCGGTAGCCTTAGCGGCTATGGTTAAAACCAGCAGGTTGCCCATGCAGCAGATTGCTGACCGTCTTACCGCCGAATTGGGAATACGGGTGGTTATTGCCGGGGTAGAGGCTAACATGGCGATCCGCGGGGCGTTAACTACTCCCGGTACCGACAAACCACTTGCCATCCTGGATATGGGCGGCGGCTCCACCGATGCCGCTATCATTACCAGAGACGGCCGGGTAATGTCCATTCACCTGGGCGGCGCCGGCGACATGGTAACTATGCTGATTAATTCAGAGTTAGGGTTGAATGATTTTGATTTAGCAGAAGACATAAAAAAATACCCGCTGGCTAAAGTAGAGAGTTTGTACCATGTCAGGCTGGAAGACGGTACGGTTAGGTTCTATGATAATCATCTGCCGCCTCACGTCTTTGCGCGGGTTGTCATTCTGAAAGAAGGCGGCATGGTCCCGATTCCGTTTGATCACCCGCTGGATAAAATCAGGCATGTACGGCGCGAGGCCAAGAAGCGGGTTTTTGTTACTAATGCGCTTAGGTCATTGGCGCGTGTTGCTCCTACCGGCAATATCCGGCATATTGAGTTTGTCGTGCTGGTAGGAGGATCGGCTATGGACTTTGAGGTGGCTGATATGGTAACCGACGCTCTTGCCGAATACGGGATTGTCTGCGGGCGGGGTAATATCCGCGGGAGCCAAGGTCCGAGAAATGCCGTAGCGACCGGTTTGGTGCTATCCCATCTCGATGGTGGGGTGTGA
- the pduA_2 gene encoding Propanediol utilization protein PduA, whose protein sequence is MRGEALGMVETKGLVGAIEAADAMVKAANVVLVGYEKIGSGLVTVMVRGDVGAVKAATDSGAAAAQRVGELISVHVIPRPHTDIEKILPKAEA, encoded by the coding sequence ATGCGCGGAGAGGCATTAGGAATGGTAGAAACCAAAGGATTGGTCGGTGCAATTGAAGCAGCTGACGCCATGGTAAAAGCCGCAAACGTAGTTTTAGTAGGTTATGAGAAAATTGGATCAGGGTTGGTAACAGTTATGGTGCGCGGGGATGTTGGCGCTGTAAAAGCCGCTACTGACAGTGGCGCGGCTGCCGCCCAACGTGTTGGCGAATTGATTTCCGTTCACGTTATTCCCCGCCCCCATACCGACATTGAGAAAATTCTCCCCAAAGCAGAAGCTTAA